Proteins from a genomic interval of Leishmania braziliensis MHOM/BR/75/M2904 complete genome, chromosome 24:
- a CDS encoding putative protein kinase, translating to MEGISEKLFQEPFPAQLKRERSGSYATEGGSPISPHLQRLRLRPTSSSKVSAAADGDGEEVQHGRQHAEPELFELTPLGGSANTSVCATRFGVEGLRIGRDPDCCDLVLPLNAVSRLHCVLSVLGNDVFVHDNSFNGTFINGRRVGRGRCSVLHPRDKLSFLNPTLEEASRCAFEFAPLSELSSSGFTAVEGLQRYELGPVLGQGSSAAVRLGIDRETGAPVAIKLIERKHFGSEEAAASLHTEITILRSMDHPHVVRVVDAFEGGGCVALVMEYVRGGDLFDYVVGRGRNPFTEAEARHLFGQLLEAVLYIRSRSIIHCDLKPENVLVEVVRRGAEDDVVTNFASASATASDLAPSVLQTDGDAALSVVDDHQAEAKALSPYDVRLKLADFGSARYEGGGAAGGKPETTSAGTLVYAAPELARSRVDGAPLQGITAAVDVWSLGVLLYILCSGTVPKHPQCEAAVSFNRSMAHLSALCKDLIARMMTTDASLRPSLAEVCHHPWLDGVTIGGAPDRSALDNKDPLSATVASSPCFPQTSKPF from the coding sequence ATGGAGGGCATCTCTGAGAAACTTTTTCAGGAGCCCTTCCCTGCTCAACTCAAACGAGAGCGCTCTGGCTCCTACGCCACCGAGGGAGGCAGCCCGATTTCACCGCATCTGCAGCGACTTCGGCTTCGGCCAACGTCTTCTTCTAAAGTcagtgccgctgcggacggcgacggcgaagaAGTTCAGCATGGTCGGCAGCATGCCGAGCCAGAACTCTTCGAGCTCACTCCCCTTGGTGGATCTGCCAACACAAGCGTGTGTGCAACGCGCTTTGGTGTAGAAGGCCTTCGTATTGGGCGCGACCCCGACTGTTGTGACCTGGTACTCCCCTTAAACGCAGTCTCGCGGCTTCATTGTGTGCTCTCTGTCCTTGGCAATGATGTGTTCGTGCACGACAACAGCTTCAACGGCACTTTCATCAATGGCCGCCGAGTGGGGCGCGGACGATGCTCGGTGTTGCATCCACGAGACAAGCTTTCGTTCCTGAACcccacgctggaggaggcaaGCCGCTGCGCGTTCGAGTTTGCGCCGCTATCAGAGCTCTCCTCATCAGGCTTTACAGCAGTGGAGGGGCTGCAGCGGTACGAACTGGGGCCAGTGCTGGGTCAGGGGAGCTCGGCGGCAGTGCGGCTTGGTATAGACCGGGAGACGGGGGCACCAGTCGCTATCAAGCTGATCGAGCGTAAGCACTTCGGCTCTGAGGAGGCCGCGGCCTCACTCCACACGGAGATTACAATACTGCGCAGCATGGATCACCCCCATGTTGTGCGGGTTGTTGATGCGTTTGAGGGAGGTGGTTGTGTCGCCTTGGTCATGGAGTacgtgcgcggcggcgacttATTTGACTACGTTGTCGGGCGCGGACGCAACCCCTTCACCGAGGCTGAGGCACGTCACCTCTTCGGGCAGCTACTCGAGGCCGTTTTGTACATTCGAAGCCGCAGCATAATCCATTGCGACCTCAAGCCGGAGAACGTGCTCGTAGAAGTCGTCAGGCGAGGAGCCGAGGATGACGTTGTCACAAACTTCGCCTCGGCATCGGCGACTGCAAGTGATCTAGCGCCGTCGGTACTGCAGACCGATGGCGATGCTGCACTCTCCGTCGTAGACGATCACCAGGCAGAGGCGAAGGCTCTTTCACCATACGACGTGAGGCTCAAGCTGGCCGACTTTGGCAGTGCGAGGtacgaaggcggcggcgcagcgggcgGAAAGCCAGAGACCACCAGCGCCGGCACGTTAGTCTACGCTGCACCAGAGCTGGCGCGCTCTCGTGTAGACGGGGCACCGTTGCAAGGGATCACTGCGGCAGTGGATGTGTGGTCTCTGGGTGTGCTGCTATACATTCTCTGCTCTGGCACGGTACCCAAGCACCCCCAGTGCGAGGCCGCCGTCTCTTTCAACCGGTCCATGGCGCATCTCTCGGCGCTTTGCAAGGATCTCATTGCGCGCATGATGACAACTGACGCATCGCTGCGCCCTTCTCTCGCCGAGGTGTGCCATCACCCTTGGCTCGACGGCGTCACgatcggcggcgcaccgGACAGAAGCGCGCTAGACAACAAAGACCCCTTGTCGGCGACAGTGGCATCTTCGCCGTGCTTTCCGCAGACTTCGAAACCATTTTAG
- a CDS encoding WD repeat protein: MESSTDVVCTVEVPPPVTAVSEPSSTAVAEEPASYQETERFCTWRKHVRDLYQHLFHIDLVWESPVAQLMPYVTTKSGLTTHTILSGTRTGGQEQSYIQLLSATVPQDTQVLDGSGAAYSEATGEVGGYGMAPHACGLSIERRILHDGDVLTARYMPANPLLIASSSSNGGLYVFDWSRVSLGRFPNEPSRPRAPLPPNELSSGATEEERIQYQKRMRALNVVATEQDRWDRRTGEGQHVLTLKGGNGASENLDWSTNAEGQVVSGSTGRVCVWHVANLSKDDSRQVDPSKVFLLEDEEASVTHVNFSWTSPDAFVAASSTGAVYFNDVRMQHTTEVFFIENAATSLALSPLDGSALLVGDALGNVLFFDLRQSSKAVQVDRLHSGEVTSIEWCPHSRHLFSSGGHDGVVCIYNQTRHKTLFKHWGHTDVIMDLGWNWQEDGAGQLVSTDSNAIMLWRPRDFFYCA; this comes from the coding sequence ATGGAGTCCAGCACCGATGTCGTATGCACCGTCgaagtgccgccgccggtcACTGCGGTCTCAGAGCCATCCTCAACTGCAGTGGCAGAGGAACCGGCGTCCTATCAAGAGACGGAGCGCTTCTGCACGTGGCGCAAGCACGTACGGGACTTGTATCAGCATCTGTTCCACATCGACCTCGTCTGGGAGAGTCCTGTGGCGCAGTTAATGCCGTACGTGACGACAAAGAGTGGCCTCACTACGCACACGATATTGAGCGGTACACGCACAGGAGGCCAGGAGCAGAGTTACATCCAGCTCCTGTCTGCAACAGTCCCGCAAGACACGCAGGTCCTGGACGGCTCCGGTGCAGCCTACAGTGAAGCTACTGGTGAGGTTGGCGGGTACGGTATGGCGCCTCACGCCTGCGGCCTCAGTATTGAGCGACGCATTCTTCACGACGGGGACGTGCTGACAGCGCGCTACATGCCAGCAAACCCGCTGCTCAtcgcctcgtcctccagcaACGGAGGCCTCTATGTGTTTGACTGGTCACGAGTCTCGCTGGGCCGCTTCCCGAATGAGCCCTCGCGGCCccgcgcgccgctgccgccaaaCGAACTCAGCAGTGGCGctacggaggaggagcggatTCAGTACCAAAAGAGGATGCGTGCCCTCAACGTTGTGGCGACTGAGCAGGACCGATGGGACCGTCGCACCGGTGAGGGCCAGCACGTGCTGACGCTGAagggcggcaacggcgcctCGGAGAACTTGGACTGGAGCACGAATGCGGAGGGTCAGGTGGTGTCTGGTTCCACAGggcgcgtctgtgtgtggcaTGTCGCGAACTTGTCAAAGGACGATAGCCGCCAGGTGGATCCGTCCAAAGTCTTCTtgctggaggacgaggaggcaaGCGTCACGCACGTCAACTTCTCCTGGACGTCGCCGGATGCCTTTGTAGCGGCGTCCTCCACTGGTGCCGTGTATTTTAACGACGTGCGGATGCAGCATACCACGGAGGTCTTCTTCATTGAAAATGCCGCTACctccctcgccctctccccactcGACGGGAGCGCGCTGCTTGTTGGCGACGCGCTGGGCAACGTCCTCTTCTTTGACCTGCGCCAAAGCAGCAAAGCAGTGCAGGTAGACCGCCTGCATAGCGGAGAGGTGACTTCCATTGAGTGGTGCCCACACTCACGCCACCTTTTCTCCTCCGGTGGCCATGACGGTGTTGTCTGTATTTACAATCAGACCCGACACAAGACGCTTTTCAAACACTGGGGCCACACCGATGTGATCATGGACCTGGGCTGGAACTGGCAGGAGGATGGTGCTGGTCAACTCGTGTCTACCGACAGCAACGCTATCATGCTCTGGAGACCGCGCGACTTCTTCTACTGTGCTTGA